In Corynebacterium frankenforstense DSM 45800, the DNA window TGACCACCCAGCGCTTCCAGATCTCGGCGGACTTCTCCCCGCTCGACGCCGGCCTGCTGGTGGCCACCGCCGCCGTCGCGGCGATCCCCGCCTCCGTCATCGGCGGCTCGGTGCTGCACCGCGTGGGCTTCCGCACCCTGATCACCGGCGGCTTCCTGCTGATGGCCGTCGGTGTCGCCGGCGCCGTGCTCACGATGGGCGACACCCCGCTGTGGGTCTTCGCCGGCTTCCTGGCGGTCACCGGCTTCGGCGCCGGCAGCGTGATGAGCGTGTCCTCGACCGCCATCGTCGGCTCCGCGCCGTTCTCCCGGGCGGGCATGGCCTCCTCCGTCGAGGCCGTCTCCTACGAGTTCGGCAGCCTGCTGGCCGTCTCGGTCCTCGGCTCGCTGATGCCGGCGATCTACGCGCTGCGCGCGCCGGCCGAGGTCGCCCACGACGTCAACCACGGCGTGGACCACCCCGTCTTCGCGGAGGCCGCCACCGCCGCCTACGATTCGTCCTACCTGACCGTCCTGAGCCTGTCCGCGGTGATCGCGCTCGTCGCGGCCGCCGTTACGGCCTGGTGCTTCGCCGGAAACCCGAAGGAGGTCGAGGCCCGTGAGGCCGAGTAAGCGCGAGCAGATCCTCGAGACCGCCGTCGAGATGATCGACGCCGACGGCCTGGATGCGGTCACCTACGACTCGCTCTCCCAGGCCACCGGGGTGAGCAAGTCCGGGCTGATCTACCACTTCCCGTCGCGCCACGAGCTGATGCTCGGCGTGCACCGCCATCTCGCCGAGGAGTGGGAGAGAGAGCTTGTCGACGCCGCGGGCGCCCCCGCCGCGGACGTCTCCCCCACCGCGCGGCTGCGCGCGCTGGTGCTCTCCCTCTCGGGCTCGGCGACACGGGCGGATCTGCTCGTGCAGCTGGACGCGGCGAGCCACCCCGACTTCGAGAACGTCTGGCGCGAGGTCGACCGCCGCTGGTCGCCGGCGCCCGAGGACGTCGGTTCCGACCCCGCGGTCGACTCCGCCTACCTGGTGCTGCTGGCCGCCGAGGGGCTGTGGCTGCACGACCACGCCCACCTCTACTCCCTCACC includes these proteins:
- a CDS encoding TetR/AcrR family transcriptional regulator is translated as MRPSKREQILETAVEMIDADGLDAVTYDSLSQATGVSKSGLIYHFPSRHELMLGVHRHLAEEWERELVDAAGAPAADVSPTARLRALVLSLSGSATRADLLVQLDAASHPDFENVWREVDRRWSPAPEDVGSDPAVDSAYLVLLAAEGLWLHDHAHLYSLTPEQRTSLTEAILGMIPEQGS